GCCGTATATGAAAAAACGGTGGTCTGGCGCTAATGAAATAAATAAGCAGGTTGTGATTATCTTTCTTGTCTAAAAAGGAATGAGTATGTTCAGCTATTTCATGCTGCGCACTGAGCAGCAGTTATTTTGTTATTTATACGGGGGCGCGCTGGCACTGTCTCTGCAACTCTTATTTTCTCCCTCTTTTCCGGGAAATGGATTTATCCTGGTATCACTGCCCGTTGCACTATTCTGGGCCGGGCTGGCCCTGTATACGCGGCACATCGACCAGATGAGGAAGCCTGATGTCTCGCCGCTCGTCAGTATCCGTGACGGCATCCAGGTGGTGGCCATGCTGCCGCGGCATGAGAAAGCGCGGCTTGAATGGAAGATTCTGCAGGATGATGAGGTGTACCGCCGTCAGATGCACGCTCTTTTAAACCTGATGCAACGGGTTATCAGTCGGGGATTTCTGTATGCGCCGGCAGTGATACTGGCGGGCGCTGGCGTGCTTGTCTGGGGGGTTCCGCAGGACGGTGTCCGGCTGGTGACCGCCCTGCGGAATATGTCCCCCGGAGAGCTTATGCATCAGACCGGCTTCATCCTTCGCTATGTGCTGATGATTTCCTCCATATCGGTCCTGATAGCTGACATTGTGTCCGGTCAGGGTCTGCCAAATGCCTTCCGGCGCGCGTTGCTCGACAGGCTGCCGGCTGATGCCTGGTGTATCAGAAGAGGGACAGAGCGTTGAGAGGGCTGCGAAGCAAACACATCGGGGATGGTCTGGCCGCAAAGGGAGAAAGGACATGGCAAAGATATTAATGATGGCAGGCAGTGCCGTTGTTGTGCTGAGTCTGCTGGGGTTCCTGGTGCTGTTTCTGAAGGAACGTGCAACAGGGAAGACATCCCCGGTCCTGCAGGCGCTGAAAGCGGCGGGCATTCGTGCCGGAGAGGCAGAACAGAGACTGTGTCGCCAGCGGGTCTGGATGGGTAATGACACGCTGATGACGCCCCGGGAACAACATTTTTTCCGGGCATTGCTGAAACATACCGACCGGAAACACTGGCTGCTGTGCCCGCAGGTGCGAGTGGCGGATATCGCCAGCCTGGCACCCCATATCAGGCCCCGCTCCCGGACCTGGTGGCAGCTGTTCCGGATGGTGTCACAGTGGCACTGCGATGTGGTGGTGG
The sequence above is drawn from the Klebsiella electrica genome and encodes:
- a CDS encoding DUF2726 domain-containing protein translates to MAKILMMAGSAVVVLSLLGFLVLFLKERATGKTSPVLQALKAAGIRAGEAEQRLCRQRVWMGNDTLMTPREQHFFRALLKHTDRKHWLLCPQVRVADIASLAPHIRPRSRTWWQLFRMVSQWHCDVVVVDIRTFAIVAAIELDDASHLKKHRVRRDILLEEVLRQAGIPLLRDRDAEKLVRQIRAFLIRRETETITTPLTVVRGEYKG